The Ziziphus jujuba cultivar Dongzao chromosome 7, ASM3175591v1 genome includes a region encoding these proteins:
- the LOC107425349 gene encoding fatty acid amide hydrolase isoform X2: MHNICIYIHIERERERQTDRERDSRLYIYRYIYWLSIFIYPYLHLQLSIVAKTKNMGFFKTESMVYKPVKEVDLGPESSEFYLRANVKAPRMAGILVKVFAWFLESRIFGTLLLYILKGNNLIHKLIRDAELEEPPIYTPLHPFEDLKEQDVKCIESDLSGPEQVRLAIDCLPVSLEKPLNGSNLPFYRWTISDYSKAYSSGEITPLVVAERFIAAVHESSSPPLQMSFFINYTAEDILSQAKESTLRYEKGAPISVLDGVPIAIKDEIDCMPYPTTGGTKWLHKQRPCTDDASCVKRLRLCGAILVGKTNMHELGAGTSGINPHYGAARNPYDPSRITGGSSSGSAALVAAGLCPAALGVDGGGSVRIPASLCGVVGLKPTFGRIPHSGVLPLNWTVGMVGILAGSIEDAFIVYAAMSGESPFHQSSMLPKLNLPKLNGTTPVNIKLAKSVEWFNDCSDDIRTCCDDALQKLHKHHGWKTVEVTIPEIEVMRLAHYLTIGSECSTSLSSYLQKLNFAELGWDARVALAVYGAFSGKEYIKAQQIRNRQMQFHKKIFAQADVIVAPTTGKLLT; the protein is encoded by the exons AtgcataatatatgtatatatatacatatagagagagagagagagagacagacagacagagagagagattctagactctatatatatagatatatatattggctgtctatatttatatatccatatcttcatcttcagcTTTCTATTGTAGCCAAAACTAAAAACATGGGGTTCTTCAAGACAGAGAGCATGGTTTATAAACCAGTGAAGGAAGTTGATTTAGGCCCTGAAAGCTCTGAATTCTATCTGCGAGCCAATGTCAAAG CTCCTCGCATGGCTGGAATTCTGGTGAAAGTTTTTGCTTGGTTTTTGGAGTCAAGGATCTTTGGGACCTTGTTATTGTACATATTGAAGGGAAATAATTTGATTCATAAG CTTATTAGAGATGCAGAGCTGGAAGAACCACCTATCTACACTCCTTTACATCCGTTTGAAG ACCTGAAAGAACAAGATGTAAAATGCATAGAATCCGATTTGTCTGGACCTGAACAAGTTCGACTAGCAATTGATTGTCTGCCTGTCTCCTTGGAAAAACCTTTGAATGGTTCAAACCTTCCTTTCTATCGATGGACAATATCAGATTATTCGAAGGCCTATAGCAGTGGAGAAATAACTCCTCTAGTG GTTGCAGAGAGATTTATAGCTGCTGTCCATGAATCTTCAAGTCCACCATTGCAGATGTCATTCTTCATTAACTACACTGCCGAAGATATTCTAAGTCAAGCGAAAGAATCAACATTGCGCTATGAGAAAG GAGCACCTATTTCTGTTCTAGATGGAGTCCCAATTGCTATCAAGGATGAAATAGATTGCATGCCTTATCCAACTACAG gGGGTACAAAGTGGCTGCACAAACAAAGACCTTGCACAGATGATGCATCCTGTGTCAAGCGCCTCAGATTATGTGGTGCCATTCTGGTTGGAAAAACCAATATGCATGAACTTGGGGCTGGAACAAGTGGGATAAATCCCCACTACGG GGCTGCTAGAAATCCATATGATCCCAGCAGAATCACTGGAGGTTCGTCGAGTGGATCTGCAGCATTGGTGGCTGCAGGGTTATGCCCTGCTGCTCTTGGTGTTGATGGAGGAG GATCTGTGAGAATACCAGCATCTCTTTGTGGTGTTGTTGGTTTAAAACCAACCTTTGGGCGCATACCTCATTCTGG AGTTCTTCCTCTGAATTGGACAGTTGGGATGGTTGGGATACTGGCAGGCAGCATTGAGGATGCCTTTATTGT TTATGCAGCCATGAGTGGTGAATCTCCATTTCATCAATCCAGTATGTTG CCCAAACTAAATCTTCCAAAGTTGAACGGAACAACACCGGTTAACATCAAATTGGCAAAGTCTGTGGAG TGGTTTAATGATTGTAGTGATGACATCAGAACATGCTGTGATGATGCCCTGCAAAAGCTTCACAAGCACCATGGTTGGAAG ACAGTAGAGGTGACCATTCCAGAGATAGAGGTGATGCGCCTGGCTCACTACTTAACCATTGGATCTGAGTGCAGCACTTCACTTAGCTCTTATCTGCAAAAGCT GAATTTCGCAGAATTAGGATGGGATGCAAGAGTAGCACTAGCTGTTTATGGTGCCTTCAGCGGCAAGGAATACATAAAAGCTCAGCAAATTAG GAACCGACAGATGCAGTTTCATAAGAAGATATTTGCCCAGGCAGATGTCATTGTTGCACCAACAACAGG GAAGTTATTGACTTGA
- the LOC107425349 gene encoding fatty acid amide hydrolase isoform X1, giving the protein MHNICIYIHIERERERQTDRERDSRLYIYRYIYWLSIFIYPYLHLQLSIVAKTKNMGFFKTESMVYKPVKEVDLGPESSEFYLRANVKAPRMAGILVKVFAWFLESRIFGTLLLYILKGNNLIHKLIRDAELEEPPIYTPLHPFEDLKEQDVKCIESDLSGPEQVRLAIDCLPVSLEKPLNGSNLPFYRWTISDYSKAYSSGEITPLVVAERFIAAVHESSSPPLQMSFFINYTAEDILSQAKESTLRYEKGAPISVLDGVPIAIKDEIDCMPYPTTGGTKWLHKQRPCTDDASCVKRLRLCGAILVGKTNMHELGAGTSGINPHYGAARNPYDPSRITGGSSSGSAALVAAGLCPAALGVDGGGSVRIPASLCGVVGLKPTFGRIPHSGVLPLNWTVGMVGILAGSIEDAFIVYAAMSGESPFHQSSMLPKLNLPKLNGTTPVNIKLAKSVEWFNDCSDDIRTCCDDALQKLHKHHGWKTVEVTIPEIEVMRLAHYLTIGSECSTSLSSYLQKLNFAELGWDARVALAVYGAFSGKEYIKAQQIRNRQMQFHKKIFAQADVIVAPTTGVTAYSILDDALNTGELDYVNGAALVRYSISGNFLGFPAVTVPVGYDKSGLPIGLQFIGRPWTEATLIHIAFAMQALCTSVYKKPEVFYDLLKNN; this is encoded by the exons AtgcataatatatgtatatatatacatatagagagagagagagagagacagacagacagagagagagattctagactctatatatatagatatatatattggctgtctatatttatatatccatatcttcatcttcagcTTTCTATTGTAGCCAAAACTAAAAACATGGGGTTCTTCAAGACAGAGAGCATGGTTTATAAACCAGTGAAGGAAGTTGATTTAGGCCCTGAAAGCTCTGAATTCTATCTGCGAGCCAATGTCAAAG CTCCTCGCATGGCTGGAATTCTGGTGAAAGTTTTTGCTTGGTTTTTGGAGTCAAGGATCTTTGGGACCTTGTTATTGTACATATTGAAGGGAAATAATTTGATTCATAAG CTTATTAGAGATGCAGAGCTGGAAGAACCACCTATCTACACTCCTTTACATCCGTTTGAAG ACCTGAAAGAACAAGATGTAAAATGCATAGAATCCGATTTGTCTGGACCTGAACAAGTTCGACTAGCAATTGATTGTCTGCCTGTCTCCTTGGAAAAACCTTTGAATGGTTCAAACCTTCCTTTCTATCGATGGACAATATCAGATTATTCGAAGGCCTATAGCAGTGGAGAAATAACTCCTCTAGTG GTTGCAGAGAGATTTATAGCTGCTGTCCATGAATCTTCAAGTCCACCATTGCAGATGTCATTCTTCATTAACTACACTGCCGAAGATATTCTAAGTCAAGCGAAAGAATCAACATTGCGCTATGAGAAAG GAGCACCTATTTCTGTTCTAGATGGAGTCCCAATTGCTATCAAGGATGAAATAGATTGCATGCCTTATCCAACTACAG gGGGTACAAAGTGGCTGCACAAACAAAGACCTTGCACAGATGATGCATCCTGTGTCAAGCGCCTCAGATTATGTGGTGCCATTCTGGTTGGAAAAACCAATATGCATGAACTTGGGGCTGGAACAAGTGGGATAAATCCCCACTACGG GGCTGCTAGAAATCCATATGATCCCAGCAGAATCACTGGAGGTTCGTCGAGTGGATCTGCAGCATTGGTGGCTGCAGGGTTATGCCCTGCTGCTCTTGGTGTTGATGGAGGAG GATCTGTGAGAATACCAGCATCTCTTTGTGGTGTTGTTGGTTTAAAACCAACCTTTGGGCGCATACCTCATTCTGG AGTTCTTCCTCTGAATTGGACAGTTGGGATGGTTGGGATACTGGCAGGCAGCATTGAGGATGCCTTTATTGT TTATGCAGCCATGAGTGGTGAATCTCCATTTCATCAATCCAGTATGTTG CCCAAACTAAATCTTCCAAAGTTGAACGGAACAACACCGGTTAACATCAAATTGGCAAAGTCTGTGGAG TGGTTTAATGATTGTAGTGATGACATCAGAACATGCTGTGATGATGCCCTGCAAAAGCTTCACAAGCACCATGGTTGGAAG ACAGTAGAGGTGACCATTCCAGAGATAGAGGTGATGCGCCTGGCTCACTACTTAACCATTGGATCTGAGTGCAGCACTTCACTTAGCTCTTATCTGCAAAAGCT GAATTTCGCAGAATTAGGATGGGATGCAAGAGTAGCACTAGCTGTTTATGGTGCCTTCAGCGGCAAGGAATACATAAAAGCTCAGCAAATTAG GAACCGACAGATGCAGTTTCATAAGAAGATATTTGCCCAGGCAGATGTCATTGTTGCACCAACAACAGG AGTAACAGCCTACTCAATTTTAGATGATGCTCTCAACACTGGTGAACTTGACTACGTAAATGGAG CTGCACTTGTTCGGTATTCAATATCAGGAAACTTCTTGGGATTTCCAGCGGTGACTGTTCCG GTTGGATATGACAAATCAGGTTTGCCAATTGGTCTTCAGTTCATCGGTAGGCCATGGACTGAGGCGACATTAATTCACATAGCATTCGCAATGCAG GCACTTTGTACCTCAGTCTACAAAAAGCCAGAGGTTTTCTATGATCTActcaaaaacaactaa
- the LOC107425321 gene encoding filament-like plant protein, which produces MDRRSWLWRRKSSEKSPGETESSGSISSHSERLSDDQAYPTHSTQSPEVSSKAASNDEEVSENVKALTEKLSAALLNISAKEDLVKQHAKVAEEAVSGWEKAEKEVSALKQKLEGANQKNSALEDRIGHLDGALKECVRQLRQAREEQEKKIHEVIAAKTNEWDSLKSGLESQLVELQAQLQSAKTNAAAQIDYDMQTKLDAAEKENSALKLELLSQGKELKISIIERDLSIRAAETASKQHLESIKKVAKLEAECRRLKAMARKAFPIYDGKCFSASSFYLESFTDSQSDSGERLLAIESDLQKISGLESNEGELGRSDSWPSSVVTESHQIKKEKDLGRNLMVPSVDINLMDDFLEMEKLAALPDVKSETSCLEAGLESSHANGGENPLKADLEAMINRTSELEDKLERNEAEKVELEIALTESRKQLEISQSQLLKAEKKLQELQRQLVIANESKRAAEEETRASETKRGVAESQLRACEAEVNTLVSKVGSLEEEVRKEQSLSADKVAKCQKLEKELLHMKHEAEVQRESELQRMKSINGDMKIKQEKELVMAAKKFAECQKTIASLGQQLKSLATLDDILLDYEKPVELSGNGLEPWKLRSSEMNMPRKDCEYSKVAGDWSYPSKNVSDIKPSLSVYH; this is translated from the exons ATGGACAGACGAAGTTGGCTGTGGAGAAGGAAGTCTTCCGAGAAGAGTCCCGGCGAGACGGAGAGTTCAGGATCTATATCTTCTCATTCTGAAAGATTATCCGATGATCAG GCATATCCTACTCATAGCACTCAATCTCCAGAAGTCAGTTCTAAAGCTGCATCGAATGATGAAGAAGTTAGTGAAAATGTGAAGGCTTTAACAGAAAAACTATCTGCTGCTCTTCTTAACATTAGTGCCAAAGAGGACTTGGTAAAGCAGCATGCTAAAGTTGCAGAAGAAGCTGTGTCAG GCTGGGAGAAGGCTGAAAAAGAAGTATCGGCTTTAAAACAGAAACTTGAGGGTGCAAATCAGAAGAATTCGGCTCTTGAAGATCGGATTGGTCATCTTGATGGAGCACTGAAGGAATGTGTTAGGCAACTTCGACAAGCAAGAGAAGAGCAAGAAAAGAAGATCCATGAAGTTATTGCAGCAAAAACTAATGAATGGGACTCTTTAAAGTCTGGGCTTGAAAGTCAACTTGTTGAGCTCCAGGCGCAACTTCAAAGTGCTAAAACCAACGCTGCTGCCCAAATTGATTATGATATGCAAACAAAGCTAGATGCTGCTGAGAAGGAGAACTCAGCCCTTAAACTGGAGCTCCTTTCTCAAGGAAAGGAGCTAAAAATCAGTATTATTGAAAGAGACTTAAGCATAAGAGCAGCTGAAACAGCTAGTAAACAACACTTAGAAAGCATAAAGAAGGTGGCCAAGCTTGAAGCTGAGTGCCGCAGGCTAAAAGCCATGGCTCGTAAAGCATTCCCGATTTATGATGGGAAATGTTTTTCAGCATCATCATTTTATTTAGAATCTTTTACAGATAGTCAGTCAGATAGCGGGGAGAGGCTGTTGGCAATTGAATCTGATTTGCAGAAAATCAGTGGCTTGGAGTCAAATGAAGGCGAGTTGGGCCGGTCAGATTCATGGCCATCTTCTGTAGTTACAGAAAGTCatcaaattaagaaagaaaaggatcTTGGAAGAAACCTAATGGTCCCTTCGGTAGATATTAATCTCATGGATGATTTCCTTGAAATGGAAAAGCTTGCTGCATTGCCAGATGTAAAAAGTGAAACATCATGCCTTGAGGCAGGACTTGAATCGAGTCACGCTAATGGTGGAGAAAACCCTTTAAAAGCAGATCTTGAAGCCATGATTAACAGAACTTCAGAACTGGAGGACAAATTAGAGAGAAATGAGGCAGAGAAAGTGGAACTTGAGATAGCTCTGACTGAGAGTAGGAAGCAGCTTGAGATATCTCAGAGCCAGCTATTAAAAGCAGAGAAGAAGTTGCAAGAGTTGCAAAGACAACTGGTAATTGCAAATGAATCAAAGAGAGCTGCAGAGGAAGAAACAAGGGCTTCTGAAACAAAGAGAGGGGTGGCAGAGTCACAACTTAGAGCTTGTGAAGCTGAGGTCAATACCTTGGTTTCTAAAGTGGGTTCATTAGAAGAAGAGGTTCGGAAGGAGCAATCTTTGTCAGCTGACAAGGTGGCCAAATGCCAGAAACTGGAAAAGGAACTGTTACACATGAAACATGAAGCTGAAGTCCAACGTGAGTCTGAGCTCCAGCGTATGAAAAGTATTAATGGCGATATGAAGATAAAGCAG GAAAAAGAGCTAGTCATGGCTGCTAAAAAGTTTGCAGAATGCCAGAAAACTATTGCATCACTTGGCCAGCAGTTGAAATCTCTTGCAACACTGGATGATATCCTACTGGACTACGAGAAACCAGTAGAGCTTAGTGGTAATGGCTTGGAACCATGGAAATTGAGGTCAAGTGAAATGAATATGCCAAGAAAAGATTGTGAATATTCTAAAGTAGCTGGTGATTGGTCATATCCTTCTAAAAATGTCAGTGACATTAAGCCATCCTTATCAGTTTATCACTAG